A stretch of the Bradyrhizobium sp. CCBAU 53351 genome encodes the following:
- a CDS encoding CBS domain-containing protein: protein MLVGDILRKKTPRVVTVRMNETVGIAAKLMRANNISALVVKDVVRSEGNTAVGMFTERDVVRAVAEHGTNAVNVKVSQLVSVQQLVSCTSSDTIDEVRHLMNRHHIRHLPVIDDYSLVSVISMRDIAAAIDEALNGTPQAAA from the coding sequence ATGCTGGTCGGAGACATTCTGCGCAAGAAGACGCCGCGCGTTGTCACGGTGCGGATGAACGAAACGGTGGGTATCGCCGCCAAGCTGATGCGCGCCAACAACATCAGCGCACTGGTGGTCAAGGACGTGGTCCGCTCCGAGGGTAACACCGCGGTCGGCATGTTCACCGAGCGCGACGTGGTGCGCGCCGTCGCCGAGCACGGCACGAACGCCGTCAACGTCAAGGTCTCGCAGCTCGTCTCGGTGCAGCAGCTGGTGTCCTGCACCTCGAGCGACACGATCGATGAGGTCCGCCACCTGATGAACCGGCACCACATCCGCCACCTGCCGGTGATCGACGATTACAGCCTCGTCTCCGTGATCAGCATGCGCGACATCGCAGCTGCCAT